A stretch of Oncorhynchus clarkii lewisi isolate Uvic-CL-2024 unplaced genomic scaffold, UVic_Ocla_1.0 unplaced_contig_9919_pilon_pilon, whole genome shotgun sequence DNA encodes these proteins:
- the LOC139403176 gene encoding T-cell ecto-ADP-ribosyltransferase 1-like → MGRNNILTFAVLCVFHVWTLGVDSKMVHLHQPGLNSSIPLDMVPDSVDDMYNGCTEQMYNKVQKEYLVHENKEPFKNAWKWAERCAKNVKKRFRKDKSEYNVSDKLSHNHIKAICAYTTGHPSIHSEFNQAVRTNRYKYTTSFQFHSLHFFLTDAIRLLKKKQSCHITYRRTKMKFVGKVNKTIRFGYFASSSLNKDNSEFGDKSCFEIETCFGAYLKSFPKMGTKEEEVLIPPYEVFNVTEVLKKEDDPTLWCDVVNKLQSTKIAKSNLNCQMFKKPIIN, encoded by the exons ATGGGGCGAAACAACATCCTAACCTTTGCTGTGCTGTGTGTCTTCCATGTTTGGACTCTGGGTGTGGACTCGAAGATG GTTCatctccatcagcctggtctcaatTCCAGCATACCCTTAGACATGGTCCCTGACTCTGTTGACGACATGTATAACGGCTGCACTGAACAAATGTACAACAAGGTGCAGAAGGAATATCTTGTACATGAAAACAAAGAGCCCTTCAAAAATGCCTGGAAGTGGGCCGAAAGGTGTGCAAAAAATGTGAAGAAACGATTCCGAAAGGACAAGTCTGAGTACAATGTTAGCGACAAACTTTCACATAATCATATCAAGGCTATCTGTGCTTACACAACAGGTCATCCTTCAATACACTCAGAGTTCAACCAAGCAGTCCGGACCAATAGATATAAGTATACAACCTCCTTCCAGTTCCACTCCCTGCATTTCTTCCTGACTGACGCCATTCGCCTCCTGAAAAAAAAGCAATCTTGTCACATCACATACAGAAGAACCAAAATGAAGTTTGTGGGTAAAGTTAACAAAACTATTAGATTTGGCTACTTTGCCTCCAGCTCTCTTAACAAGGACAATTCTGAATTTGGAGACAAGTCCTGCTTTGAGATAGAGACGTGTTTTGGCGCTTACCTGAAGTCCTTCCCCAAAATGGGGACAAAAGAAGAGGAGGTGTTGATTCCACCCTATGAAGTGTTCAACGTTACTGAGGTACTCAAGAAAGAAGACGATCCAACACTTTGGTGTGATGTTGTGAACAAACTACAGAGCACCAAAATAGCCAAGAGTAACCTGAATTGCCAAATGTTTAAGAAGCCAATTATTAATTAA